The bacterium genome includes a region encoding these proteins:
- the rpsA gene encoding 30S ribosomal protein S1, with product MSIESGAVLTEQEEATDQDSSAPMTMEDYLHYEEDAFKTPNHGDIVDGIVVRVDPDEVLVDIGAKAEGVISSKELGLRGEVDAVGLEPGDQIKVYVLQPENEEGNVVLSLRRARAETTWLVAAEKQVDGSVIEADVREQNKGGLIVNILGLRGFLPSSQVARAYAGSLESLVGQRIPVKILEVNRKRNRLIVSQKAAEDEDRARKREELFSRLQTGTTVKGTVSGITSYGAFVDIGGADGLIHISELSWDRVSKVTDVLQLGDEVTVKVIKLDPEQTRISLSLRQLQQDPWERLVLSMPIGSIVEGQVTKTKKYGAFLQIMAGIEGLLHISELSWDHVERTEDVLKVGETLQVKVIGIDTARRRISLSLKQLSAPPASLAGARTDRRPDEYDVEDGS from the coding sequence TTGTCTATTGAGTCCGGTGCCGTCCTGACAGAACAAGAGGAGGCGACCGACCAGGACTCATCCGCCCCGATGACGATGGAGGACTACCTCCACTACGAAGAGGACGCCTTCAAGACCCCCAACCACGGGGACATCGTGGATGGCATCGTGGTTCGCGTCGATCCGGACGAGGTCCTCGTCGACATCGGCGCCAAAGCCGAAGGGGTCATCTCCAGCAAAGAGCTAGGCCTGCGCGGCGAGGTCGATGCGGTCGGCCTGGAGCCTGGCGACCAGATCAAGGTCTATGTCCTCCAGCCGGAGAACGAGGAAGGCAACGTCGTCCTCAGCCTGCGCCGTGCGCGTGCCGAGACGACCTGGCTCGTGGCTGCCGAGAAGCAGGTCGACGGGTCGGTCATCGAGGCGGACGTGCGCGAGCAGAACAAGGGCGGGCTCATCGTCAACATCCTCGGCCTGCGGGGATTCCTGCCGTCGAGCCAGGTCGCCCGGGCGTACGCCGGCAGCCTGGAGTCGCTGGTCGGCCAGCGCATCCCGGTCAAGATCCTCGAGGTCAATCGCAAGCGCAACCGTCTGATCGTCAGCCAGAAGGCTGCCGAAGACGAGGATCGCGCTCGCAAGCGCGAGGAGCTCTTCAGCCGCCTGCAGACCGGCACGACGGTGAAGGGAACCGTGTCTGGGATCACCAGCTACGGCGCGTTCGTCGACATCGGTGGCGCGGATGGCCTCATCCACATCTCCGAGCTGTCGTGGGACCGCGTGTCGAAGGTGACGGATGTCCTCCAGCTGGGCGACGAGGTCACCGTGAAGGTGATCAAGCTCGACCCTGAGCAGACGCGCATCTCGCTTTCGCTGCGGCAGCTGCAGCAGGATCCATGGGAGAGGCTGGTCCTGTCGATGCCGATCGGCTCGATCGTGGAAGGCCAGGTGACGAAGACCAAGAAGTACGGTGCCTTCCTCCAGATCATGGCCGGGATCGAGGGGCTGCTGCACATCTCCGAGCTGTCCTGGGATCACGTCGAGCGGACCGAAGACGTGCTCAAGGTGGGCGAGACCCTGCAGGTGAAGGTGATCGGGATCGACACTGCCCGGCGCCGCATCTCGCTCAGCCTGAAGCAGCTCTCGGCACCGCCGGCGAGCCTGGCGGGGGCCCGGACCGACCGGCGCCCAGACGAGTACGACGTAGAGGACGGATCCTAA